The genomic window AAGAAGCTCAAGAACCGTCCAGAGAATCAAAAGGTCGCCAAGAGCAGCTATCAATCCATGAGTTAAATCTCCGCTAAACAGATGCATCACATCCTGAACAAACAGCCCAACCACAACCATACCTACAACCATCAATCCCAAAATTATCGCCACATCCATAACAAAAGCAAACTTTTTGGAAAATCTAATAACAAACTTCTCTGCAGGATCTGCATCTATAAACGTTCTCATCTCATGGTCTATATAAAAAGAAAGCATTACACTTAAATGAAGGTCAAGAAGCTTTGAGAACGAGCGGATGTGTTCCTCCACACCACTACAATCTTTACCCATCTTCTCACTTACAACAGACACTATCCTTTTTGTGCAAAATCTCCTTACAAAGTTCATCATAGCAACTATAAGATTCGGGGGGATTCCTGCCTCTGCATGCACCCTTGCTATTTTAAGGATATAAGTAAGATACTCAGAATCATACTTTCCTGTAAAAAGCATTTCATACCAGTGGATAACTTCTCTTCTTACTCTTCGATTATACTCCTCTTCACTTATAAACTTTGTAGCCTCCTCACACCTCATAAGCTGATTTAAAAAAGCATCCGCAAACTCTTCTTTATATTCAAGAAGATATTTTCCAATCTCTTTAAGGTTGTTAAAATCTTTTTCTCTTAACTCAAGCTGATAAAGAAGTTTTTCTATATCAGAATAGCTCACATACACACCCATCTTATATCACCTCCATCTTCTCAAGAATCTGCTTTATTTTCGCTTCCTTATCAGCGGAGGTCGGACAAAGGGGTAATCTAAACTCCTTCTCCATCCTTCCCATAAAGGAAAGAGCCGTTTTAACAGGAATTGGATTTGTATCTATGAACATAATTTTGTGAAGAGGATAAAGAGAAAGATGAAGGTTTTTAGCTGTTTCAACATCACCTTCAATAAACGCCTTATACATCTTAACCATCCTGTCAGGAACTATGTTGGCAGTCACAGAAATTACCCCTTTAGCACCTACAGAAAGTAGAGGATAGAAAGTTAAATCATCTCCGGACAATACTTCAATCTTATCACCGCAAAGGTTAACTATTTCTGAAGCAACATTTGTACTTCCTGTAGCCTCTTTAATTGCAACAACATTTTCTATTTCAGAAAGTCTTGCAACAGTTTCAGGAAGCATATTAACACCTGTTCTTCCTGGAACATTGTAGAGAACAATAGGAATAGAAACAGCATCCGCTATTGTTTTAAAATGAAGAAAAAGCCCCTCCTGATTAGGCTTGTTGTAGTAAGGAGTTATAAGAAGAGCTCCATCCGCTCCAGCCTTCTCTGCGTATTTTGTAAGTTCTATAGCTTCCTTCGTTGAATTTGAGCCGGTTCCGGCAATAACTTTTACCTTTCCTTTTGCCAGCTCAACAGCAAAAGCTATAACCTCTTCATGCTCTTGATAAGAAAGAGTTGCTGACTCACCAGTAGTTCCACAGGGAACGATTCCGTCAACTCCATTTTCTATCAGAAAGTGGATATGCTTTTTCAACGCTTCCCAATCAATATTTCCATTTTTAAAAGGTGTAGGTATGGCAACATAGATTCCTTCAAACATCACTTCCTCCAGAAGTAATTTAAAATAAAATTAAACCGAACAAGTTATTTGTGATTTTAGCAAATATGAAGTTTTTATATAATTTTGAATAAAGATAAAATAGGTCGTTACTTTTTAAATCAAGTTTACCGGAGGTTACAAATAGTATGAAATTATGGAAAGGAGTGATAGAAGAGTTCAGAGAGTTTCTACCTGTATCAGACAAAACGCCAGTAATAACGTTAAAAGAGGGAAATACTCCTCTCATAGAGGCTGATAACCTTGCAAAAGCCATTAATCCAGATATTAAGATATTTCTCAAATATGAAGGACTGAACCCAACAGGCTCATTCAAAGACCGCGGAATGACAATGGCCGTATCAAAAGCGGTGGAAGAAGGAGCAAAAGCTGTTATATGTGCATCTACAGGCAATACATCCGCAGCAGCAGCAGCATACGCAGCAAAAGCAGGAATAAAAGCTGTGGTTCTCATACCTGAAGGGAAAATAGCACTTGGAAAACTCTCCCAGGCGGTAATGTATGGAGCTGAAGTTATTCAGATAAAAGGCAACTTTGACGAAGCACTTGATATAGTCAGAGAAATAGGGAAAAAATATCCCATAACAATAGTAAACTCCATAAATCCTTACAGGCTTCAGGGACAAAAAACCGCGGCATTTGAAGTGTGTGAGCAGCTCGGGAAAGCTCCAGATTTCCACTTTATTCCCGTTGGAAATGCCGGAAACATAACAGCTTACTGGATGGGATACAAAGAGTACTTTGAAGCTGGAAAAATAAACTCTAAACCTAAAATGTGCGGATGGCAGGCAGCAGGAGCCGCTCCAATTGTCCTGGGACATCCTGTTGAAAACCCGGAAACAATAGCCACAGCGATAAGGATAGGAAACCCTGCAAGCTGGGAAGGTGCTGTTAATGCAGCTAAAGAATCCGGCGGTTTAATAGATATGGTTACAGATGAAGAAATTCTTGAAGCGTATAAACTTGTAGCAAGAACGGAAGGAATTTTCTGTGAACCTGCATCAGCGGCGTCCATTGCAGGAGTAATAAAGGCAAACAGAGAAAAACAACTTTTCAATAAAGGAGACATTATCGTTTGCACTTTAACGGGCCATGGACTTAAAGACCCTGACACCGCAATTTCTATGGGAGTAAAACCTGTAACCCTTCCAGCAGAAGAAAAAGCAATAGTAAAACATCTCGGATTTTAAAAGGATAGATGATGAAAGAAACAGAAATTCCGCAGGGTTTTAAAACCCATCTTCCAAAAGAGGCTCTGGAGATAGGATACATACTTTCAAAGTTTGAAGATGTTATGCAGCAGTGGGGGTATCTGCCTGTTATTCCCCCAACAATGGAATACCTAAACACATTCAAAAAGATAGACGAAGAGTTTGAAGAGTTATCTTTTAAAGTAGTGGATAAACTCACAGGAAGACTTATAGCTGTAAGACCAGACTTTACACCTCAAATATCAAGAATTGTG from Desulfurobacterium atlanticum includes these protein-coding regions:
- a CDS encoding protoglobin domain-containing protein, whose product is MGVYVSYSDIEKLLYQLELREKDFNNLKEIGKYLLEYKEEFADAFLNQLMRCEEATKFISEEEYNRRVRREVIHWYEMLFTGKYDSEYLTYILKIARVHAEAGIPPNLIVAMMNFVRRFCTKRIVSVVSEKMGKDCSGVEEHIRSFSKLLDLHLSVMLSFYIDHEMRTFIDADPAEKFVIRFSKKFAFVMDVAIILGLMVVGMVVVGLFVQDVMHLFSGDLTHGLIAALGDLLILWTVLELLNSEIKFMMGGELAVSAFVSVALAATIREALVLSLQHDKPIDFKLGIGALIFILGIVYGIVKWYEYKRGEL
- the thrC gene encoding threonine synthase produces the protein MKLWKGVIEEFREFLPVSDKTPVITLKEGNTPLIEADNLAKAINPDIKIFLKYEGLNPTGSFKDRGMTMAVSKAVEEGAKAVICASTGNTSAAAAAYAAKAGIKAVVLIPEGKIALGKLSQAVMYGAEVIQIKGNFDEALDIVREIGKKYPITIVNSINPYRLQGQKTAAFEVCEQLGKAPDFHFIPVGNAGNITAYWMGYKEYFEAGKINSKPKMCGWQAAGAAPIVLGHPVENPETIATAIRIGNPASWEGAVNAAKESGGLIDMVTDEEILEAYKLVARTEGIFCEPASAASIAGVIKANREKQLFNKGDIIVCTLTGHGLKDPDTAISMGVKPVTLPAEEKAIVKHLGF
- the dapA gene encoding 4-hydroxy-tetrahydrodipicolinate synthase, whose amino-acid sequence is MFEGIYVAIPTPFKNGNIDWEALKKHIHFLIENGVDGIVPCGTTGESATLSYQEHEEVIAFAVELAKGKVKVIAGTGSNSTKEAIELTKYAEKAGADGALLITPYYNKPNQEGLFLHFKTIADAVSIPIVLYNVPGRTGVNMLPETVARLSEIENVVAIKEATGSTNVASEIVNLCGDKIEVLSGDDLTFYPLLSVGAKGVISVTANIVPDRMVKMYKAFIEGDVETAKNLHLSLYPLHKIMFIDTNPIPVKTALSFMGRMEKEFRLPLCPTSADKEAKIKQILEKMEVI